The DNA sequence aatattatatttattatataattgattattttttttgaataaacaaatatattatatttattataggattgatttgaatttaaccaagtttcattgaaattgaaatttcccATGAGGTAGACAACAATCCAATTGTATTGTCCATGTCCTCTGACGAAATTTGGGCAAAATTCGATAACTCAGGAATTTGCTACATAATTAGGACAACCTCGGATGGGCACCACAATCGATTACCATGCCCGTGCCTAGGCTACTCTTGTCCGGGGCTCAACCATTTTAAAAGTAAGTAaaacctttataaattaataatatcagaATCATcgaattttagtaaattaaagaggcattaactaattaataaattaaaaatttattagtcaaatttgttttttgagtCAATGAACTCACATTATTCTTcgcaattttttattgttatatgaGAACGCGACGCTGAAACTTTTAGTTGCAGTAAAGGAAAGTTAGAAATGAAATACaactatatttaaattttaaaaagaagtaaCAACAATAGAATCATACTGTACTAAATTGTTCtagttatatttgtaattttatagaattattaatctatggagacttgcactaaagaatcacattcatttgatgagtgttgTATGTCATCGGTGATAGACGAGGTGTGTTTATGCGTTCTTAGTGGATTGATTGGTTAGGAGccgaatcgactgaactgactcgcggggatcgtcatatagAAGCTTTTGAAGCTTTGTCGGTATGACTTGGATCTCCGTTTTGATACTATGGGAATAGTTCTCGGCTTAAGAAATCACTGCAATCACATGCATACAGTGGTTTTATCTTGGATGTGcgcgagaggtgattgtgtcatagGCAAATCATAAGTCTCGCCTAGTATAGTCAGAATATGTAGCAAGGATgatgagttccaagaagaggattcatcccctatcagtatatgatggagtGATCTCATATGCACTTGAGACGCCTTCACGCCTTACGAACCTGTGGCTATAGTGGTTGATCGAAtagatcgaataggaaaagaggtTTCTATATCGATCAATTAGGCGTAATGCGGTTTCAAGTATTAAAGCACATATACCTAGTCAAGGATGAGAACCGACATcaaatttcatgccctagacaaAGGTCGGGAGACGAAAGAACGGAAGTATTATACCTGTATGTactcgggagcctaaatgttcacacagATATTCACCTAGTTTTCAGTTCCATGGACCGTTGTTATACGGCCACTCATGGTAACGAGCTTTTTTGagcaagaattattaattaaattagatttaattaataatagtgttagacactaaCTCAATTCCTTTGTGGCAGCCTTACTAATTCGTATTCGTTTTTGAAGACAAGAgacaagtctagctgaaagggaATTAATTCTGtaagtaattagattacttacaaatgaGATATCCATTAGATGGAAAcacccaaggataaattaatggtaataaattatgtcctaattgagaataaaatctaaaatccTCGAAAAATTGCtaagagaaaatagagaaaattgctgaaaattatttttaattgatggaaaattactacgagaaagaagaaaaaattgttggtaattaatatatagttgttagacaattaaatttaatcattaatttaaaagaaagaagaagaagaaattttgTTCTCAATTGCTTGATTTGATGTTTTTGCTTTTCTGTTGGCAAATTGGGCAAACTACTTAGTAATCTTGATTACAGGAAATGGTAGTAAACAAGTGATCatattaatcattaaaattgtcccaatttaattatgtattgtaaacaatttattcatttgtcATATCCCACCTAATGCAAAACAAAATCCTGACATAATCTTGAGGCCCATAATCCTAATACGGCTGGTAAACATGGCCTAAGTGTGTGTCAGCTTATTAATTGCTCTGAAACATTCTGTTAGAAATTTTCTCGAAAAATAAGGcatatttgataatttcatagGTTATTGCCAGTAGATGGGCTACCAGGATTTGAGTCCAACCGAAAACTGTCACATTAGTTTTCATGTGCAATGCAGCCCAATACTGGGCCGAAGTCTTTAATCGTCGACCACCCAAATAACTAGTAAACGAGCCACAGGGCATTCATTAgttgattaatgaaaattgttTTATTACAAACATACTTCCAAATCAGACAATTCGGTGAGCTGTGTGATCAAAACAGTTCATCAAACAACAATAGCCAAAGCCATAAACAAGAATCTTACTTTCGTACACAGACACTAATGTCGGAAACATGCAGTGATCAATCCTCAAAATGAAGACCCTTTTTGATGAACTTATCAAAGTTGAGATAAGACATTCCTCCAGCATCAGTAGCTGCTTCTGCTATTTTCTTCCACTCTTGAGCTTTCATCCTCATTCTCTTGCCTTTCTCTCCTTCCATCATTTCCTTAACCAACTCAGCCACTTCATCCCTCTTCACATCATGGTTGATCTCCATCCCGATCCCCCATTTCGTGCACGAATAGTGACAATTCGTTTGCTGGTCGGCGAAAAATGGCCAGCAGATGACCGGCACACCACGACACACGCTTTCCATCATCGAGTTCCATCCGCAGTGTGTCAAGAACGCACCAACAGCTTTGTGGGCTAGAACCTGATCTTGAGCACACCAACTTACTAATAGTCCTCTAGCCTTAGACTCCTCAAGAAACTCCTCAGGCAGTGCTGCCGACTCGCCTCTCACAACGTCAGGCCTAACGACCCACAAAAACGGCTGCTGGCTTTTTGCTAGCCCCCATGCGAATTCTTGCAAGTGTTGGCCTGTCATCGTTGTCACGCTCCCGTAGTTCACGTACACGACTGACAAAGGCTTTTGCCTGTCGAGCCAGTCGAAGACTTTTGGGTCGGGCTTCCATAGACTTGAGCTAAGAGTGTTGGCTTCCGTTTCGGGCATGTGCCGGGCGAGAAGGGGAAGAGGGCCGATTGTGTATATGTTTGGGAAGTTGAATTTCGACACTACGGCCTCTAAGGCTTCTTTTTCGAAATCATCAAAGGTGTTGAAGATTATGGCTGGGGCATTCAGGCAGTTCTGCGCTTCTTCTCCCATGAAGTCGAACATTATGTCGTTGGGGTCCGTTGTTCGGATGAAGCTCGGCAGGTCCCTCAGGCGAACGTCGTGCAGGCCGGTGATCCAATCGACAGGGTTGTCTAGTGTGCCATCAGTGATATAATCGTCGTCTTCAGTTAATATTGGAAATCGAAGAATTTGTTTTAGTACAAAATTTCGGAACGACAACGTTGGACTTCAACCAAGAAAGAAAGTTCCATGATTGATACATCAGGGATTCTTTTATCCTATGAAACAAACTCGTCTTCATGTTTAGGCAGGTTCAttctaatatatgtataagatAAGGCATAATTACATCCCTCACTCTTagaatttagtataattatatgtagtcctattcaatttaaaaaattatatctggTATTCTAACATTTGTTTCTATTCAACAAATGGATCCATCTATTAGAATAAATCACCAAATTTGTGGATATCACcaacaaaattgaacaaaagtttatatttaccgTCGATTTActcattacaaatttattataagttaaaaaaatatttttttactaaaccacccttatacatcttcacatgctAATGCATATGAAAAGATATCTTTTCATCTTTACAAGAGTAGTTTcattataaaagatttattcaACCaacaataaatgtaataaatcgacttgagtaaatataattctcatgtaactttttatattagaaaattcaagTTGCTCTGCTTCGTGGAGAAGGATGAGACGGCCCAGAATATGACATTGCAACAATATATGCTAGCTTAAGGGTGAAATAACTGTAACACTCGGTCATCAAATGTCCAAGTGAGGGCATGATCACAGGCTGCTTcctttcaaaaattactttaatatttttgaagtttgtttgatctaataaataaatctctctattagtcaaaattcattgaatatgttgatattaaaaaaaatgaataaaaatcaatattaatctttgattgacttattactgacttattgaaAGTCATCTTTTGTGACTAAACTTCCTCCATACGTTGTAACATGCCTTAACAAGTGAATctgtataagaataatttgatcatgaaaaaatttatttgacttgcaataaattagtaataagtcaattaggagtaaatatgaatttttgtcagattttttgttaatatcatcaagtacgatgaattttaactaacagagacttatttgttagagaGAAGCAAGTCTATGGGtagtagatataatttttcaaactatagaaggtttatgtataattatatcaaacttcaaGGGATGGGAGTGTAAGTAtccctaattataaatacatcctcTATCCAATGCAGAACTTTAAACAAATATCTCGAAACACCCTCTTGAAGGGTTtacttgtaaaaaatatttatgtaattaaatctaatctcaaaggtatatatataaaatttacccATATAagcatattcttttttttctcaatttgattttcaaactTCTTTCTTAATTGCTACAAAAAATGTCATAATCATTACTATtcgtatgtatatatacttcgtttattatatatatatatattgatccttattaaatcaattaaaaaatatatatttataactccCAACACTGCAAAAAATGCAACATTTAATTACGCCtaattatcatggttaaaaataaaatagccaTAGTAAATAATCATCGACTACGACTATGCAACGGTTGTTGACAGTgatatctataaatatattaagattTTCAGCTATTTcacgaaattttaaaaatactttcaaaattaaaaaaaataattctattatttataaaacctATTAAGATGgctctaaaattaaaaaaaaaatctaacatattaatttcataaattccataaaaataaagaattaattaaactcaCCCATTTTGCTTCCCCAAAATCTtggaaaatagaagaaaaggCAAGGAAGAAAACCTGCCAAATTGCCAACTTTTACTTACTCTTAAATGGAGAAATCCCTCTTCTGAGAATCTCACGGAAGTTCAAGTACCCAATGAAAGCACAAACAGAAGCAGTCCAGAACTGAACCTCAGGAATCCCCATCTCCTCAGCAGCTCTCATTCCGAAACTCATAACCCCGTCAGAAACCACGCACGAAACAGGCGGCACATTAGCCCTCTCACTGAGCCTGGAAAGCAGCTCCCTGAACGGCCCCAGACAGTTCTTCCTCGTAGAGTCGCACAGCGCCGGAACATCCTGCGTTGCGTCCTCGACCGACGGCGGCAGCCCGTCGGGGATCGTTTCGAACCTGAAATCAGGGAGGCCCGCTACGGATTCCCGGCCCCTGGACCGGATTAAACGGCCGTGGTTGAACTCCGTGTTGACGAAGGTGACGTAGAAGCCTCTGGCGTGGAGAAGCTTGCCGAGGGTCATGAAGGGGGTGACATGGCCTTGGGCTGGGTATGGAACCAGCACGACGTGGGGTTTCTGGGTTTTGAGGGAACCCATGTTGCAGTTCCAGGGCCCTGGAAAGTTTGGTCCGAAGGA is a window from the Sesamum indicum cultivar Zhongzhi No. 13 linkage group LG15, S_indicum_v1.0, whole genome shotgun sequence genome containing:
- the LOC105178427 gene encoding 7-deoxyloganetin glucosyltransferase-like, yielding MGSLKTQKPHVVLVPYPAQGHVTPFMTLGKLLHARGFYVTFVNTEFNHGRLIRSRGRESVAGLPDFRFETIPDGLPPSVEDATQDVPALCDSTRKNCLGPFRELLSRLSERANVPPVSCVVSDGVMSFGMRAAEEMGIPEVQFWTASVCAFIGYLNFREILRRGISPFKNDDYITDGTLDNPVDWITGLHDVRLRDLPSFIRTTDPNDIMFDFMGEEAQNCLNAPAIIFNTFDDFEKEALEAVVSKFNFPNIYTIGPLPLLARHMPETEANTLSSSLWKPDPKVFDWLDRQKPLSVVYVNYGSVTTMTGQHLQEFAWGLAKSQQPFLWVVRPDVVRGESAALPEEFLEESKARGLLVSWCAQDQVLAHKAVGAFLTHCGWNSMMESVCRGVPVICWPFFADQQTNCHYSCTKWGIGMEINHDVKRDEVAELVKEMMEGEKGKRMRMKAQEWKKIAEAATDAGGMSYLNFDKFIKKGLHFED